Proteins co-encoded in one Synechococcus elongatus PCC 6301 genomic window:
- a CDS encoding cation:proton antiporter gives MSHTRGRSLPLLPVLPFLLADLSLAAVTAKPEPSADLATTLTICLLGATLVALISRRFRIPYVTGLVLAGLTITNLLPRRLGIDSGLILNLFLPILVFQAAINTDISRLRSSFAPISVLAGPGILLATGVTASVLKFGLNLDWIPALLVGSILAITDTVSVIAVFREIAVPSRLTTIVEGESLFNDGVALVIFGLIVELQAGEQVTAISAVQSFFLVVLGGGLLGLATGYLASGLFRTLADDSLSGILLTVAVALGTFQLGEALNVSGVVAVVVAGLTVGNLALDRAQSPSSRLTLINFWEYAAFCVNTFIFLFIGVEVDPRSLLQTLPAVLLAIVAYQLARLVTVYPLMALVNRFDRPIPFRWQHVLFLGNIKGSLSMVLALSLPATLGNRSELVNLVFGVVLLSLVVQGLSLPWFVKRLKVATRSTRSQEAEQLQAQLIAGKAVQSELLNLYDAGVLPKAVHEELRARYQLAIAGAEQSLRGLYNRRSTNLRNSAAPAFSSLQRRLLLVEKNALLDSARKGILTEEAIADRLQVIDAELLRAEAD, from the coding sequence TTGTCGCACACTAGAGGGCGATCGCTACCCCTCCTGCCCGTGCTGCCTTTTCTGCTCGCTGATCTCTCTCTGGCTGCGGTCACTGCCAAGCCAGAACCCAGCGCCGACCTGGCCACCACCCTGACGATTTGTCTGCTGGGGGCCACGCTTGTGGCCTTGATTTCGCGGCGCTTTCGCATTCCCTACGTCACCGGTCTGGTGTTGGCGGGATTGACGATTACCAACCTCTTGCCGCGTCGCCTAGGGATTGATTCAGGCTTAATTCTCAATCTGTTTCTGCCCATTTTGGTCTTCCAAGCCGCCATCAACACCGACATCAGTCGGCTGCGCAGCTCATTTGCTCCGATCAGTGTCTTGGCGGGGCCGGGCATTCTGCTAGCCACGGGGGTCACGGCCAGTGTGCTGAAATTTGGCCTGAATCTTGACTGGATACCAGCGCTCTTAGTGGGCAGCATTCTGGCGATTACCGACACGGTTTCGGTGATTGCCGTCTTCCGGGAGATTGCCGTGCCCTCACGCCTGACCACGATTGTGGAAGGGGAAAGTCTGTTCAACGATGGGGTAGCCCTCGTGATTTTTGGCCTGATCGTCGAACTGCAGGCCGGTGAGCAGGTGACAGCAATCAGTGCAGTGCAGTCCTTTTTTCTGGTGGTTTTGGGGGGAGGACTGCTGGGACTGGCGACGGGCTACTTGGCCTCGGGCTTGTTTCGCACCCTTGCCGATGACTCCCTCAGTGGCATTCTGCTGACTGTCGCCGTGGCCTTGGGCACCTTTCAGCTAGGGGAAGCGCTGAATGTCTCCGGCGTTGTTGCGGTGGTGGTGGCAGGATTGACGGTGGGGAATCTCGCCCTTGATCGCGCCCAATCCCCCTCAAGTCGGCTGACGCTGATCAACTTTTGGGAGTACGCAGCCTTCTGCGTCAACACTTTCATCTTTCTGTTCATCGGTGTAGAAGTCGATCCGCGATCGCTGCTGCAAACGCTGCCGGCTGTCCTGCTGGCGATCGTGGCCTACCAGCTTGCTCGCCTCGTCACGGTCTATCCCCTGATGGCGCTGGTCAACCGTTTCGATCGCCCCATCCCCTTCCGCTGGCAGCATGTGTTGTTTTTGGGCAATATCAAGGGTTCGCTCTCGATGGTTCTGGCGCTGAGTTTGCCCGCTACCCTCGGGAACCGCAGTGAACTAGTCAACCTCGTATTTGGGGTGGTGTTGCTGTCTCTGGTGGTGCAGGGGTTGAGCTTGCCCTGGTTTGTCAAACGCTTGAAGGTGGCGACCCGCTCGACGCGATCGCAGGAAGCAGAACAACTGCAAGCGCAGCTGATTGCCGGTAAAGCGGTGCAATCGGAATTGCTGAACCTCTACGATGCAGGGGTCTTGCCCAAGGCAGTCCATGAAGAACTACGGGCGCGCTACCAACTGGCGATCGCAGGAGCAGAGCAATCGCTGCGCGGCCTCTACAACCGGCGATCGACCAATCTCCGCAACAGCGCAGCTCCCGCTTTTTCGAGCCTGCAGCGTCGCTTACTGCTGGTGGAAAAAAATGCCCTACTCGATTCGGCGCGCAAAGGCATTCTGACCGAGGAAGCGATCGCCGATCGCCTGCAGGTTATTGATGCAGAACTCCTGCGGGCTGAAGCGGACTAA
- the mgtE gene encoding magnesium transporter, translating into MVDSNREQGQGTIASQELRDIVRQQLQGLLEINDYQGAKVLLQPVQYPDIAEAIEGLPETLQALAFRLLPKDEAIEVYEYLDSTVQQALIDELRSQDVLDLVEQMSPDDRVRLFDELPAKIVRRLLQQLSPAEREITSLLLGCGTGTAGRLMTPEYVALKEGMTGDQALARVRLMAPRTETIYTLYVTDVSRRLTGILSLRELLVAPPEDSIGALMTRDVISVHTDTDQEEVARVIQRYDLLAVPVVDREERLVGIVTVDDVIDILEEEATEDIYTLGGVQSGEDDYFQTNLLTVARRRVVWLFVLLITNTGTSAVISSQEDVLSKVVALAAFIPLLIGTGGNVGAQSSTVVIRGLNTDRLRSMNPMTIVSRELIAGALLGVMLAAVVTVWAFLLERNWQVAIAVGFSLLVISILASTAGSVLPLVFKRLGLDPALMSAPFITTVVDVAGVFVYLQLARAILGLN; encoded by the coding sequence GTGGTCGACAGCAACCGAGAGCAAGGTCAAGGGACGATCGCCAGCCAAGAGCTTCGCGATATCGTTCGACAGCAACTACAGGGGTTGTTGGAAATCAACGACTATCAAGGAGCTAAAGTCCTGCTCCAGCCGGTGCAATATCCCGACATTGCTGAGGCGATCGAAGGGTTACCTGAAACGCTACAGGCTCTTGCTTTCCGTCTTCTACCCAAAGATGAAGCGATCGAGGTGTACGAGTACCTCGACAGCACGGTGCAGCAAGCACTGATTGATGAATTGCGCAGTCAGGATGTCCTCGACCTCGTCGAGCAGATGTCGCCCGACGATCGCGTGCGCTTGTTTGATGAGCTCCCTGCCAAAATTGTCCGGCGGCTACTGCAGCAACTCAGTCCCGCGGAACGCGAGATTACATCACTGCTGCTCGGCTGTGGAACGGGCACAGCAGGCCGGTTGATGACCCCGGAATACGTTGCCTTGAAAGAGGGAATGACGGGTGATCAGGCGCTGGCTCGCGTGCGCTTGATGGCGCCCCGCACCGAAACGATCTATACCCTTTACGTTACGGATGTCAGTCGTCGGCTGACTGGAATTTTATCGCTGCGGGAGCTGTTGGTAGCCCCCCCGGAGGACAGTATTGGTGCACTGATGACCCGCGATGTGATCAGTGTGCATACCGACACAGATCAAGAAGAAGTCGCCCGGGTGATCCAGCGTTATGACTTGCTGGCAGTGCCAGTCGTTGATCGCGAAGAACGGCTAGTCGGGATCGTCACCGTCGATGATGTGATCGACATTTTGGAAGAGGAAGCAACCGAAGATATCTACACCCTGGGCGGCGTGCAGTCGGGTGAAGATGACTACTTCCAGACCAATTTGCTGACGGTAGCCCGCCGCCGAGTGGTTTGGCTATTTGTCTTGTTGATTACGAATACTGGCACGAGTGCAGTGATTAGCAGTCAAGAAGATGTGCTGTCTAAAGTGGTTGCCTTAGCTGCCTTTATTCCGCTATTGATTGGCACCGGCGGCAATGTGGGGGCGCAGTCTTCCACGGTTGTGATTCGAGGCTTGAACACCGATCGCCTGCGGAGTATGAACCCGATGACGATTGTGTCGCGGGAGTTGATTGCTGGAGCCTTACTGGGAGTCATGCTGGCTGCGGTGGTCACTGTTTGGGCGTTTCTGCTGGAACGCAACTGGCAAGTCGCGATCGCGGTGGGGTTCAGCTTGCTGGTGATTTCGATCTTGGCTTCCACTGCTGGATCAGTCCTACCCCTGGTCTTCAAACGCCTTGGCCTCGATCCGGCGTTGATGTCTGCACCCTTCATCACTACGGTAGTTGACGTCGCTGGTGTGTTTGTCTATCTCCAGCTCGCCCGCGCCATCCTTGGATTGAACTGA
- a CDS encoding HpsJ family protein, producing the protein MTDGLRTPPTFVAFCLRLSGLLIVVAGILGLLLRLLAASWSELTWRASFLAEFADRGVIPLIGLAPFIFGWGLDGLSGRSGGRWQQVRLPLFAVIALLGALYLAVVPLYWNDSSAAGREARQNLNNQVAQTEAEINNRYQTQESVLAQLLASPDQIAELERAIAANPNATIPDFLKKNAADLRNNPEKVRQALRNEQKQELDRVQAEQQRQERQLSSELTRSQVRIALNALLLAIAYLWLGNAGLRLPQRSTAQPEADA; encoded by the coding sequence ATGACTGACGGTTTGCGCACCCCTCCCACCTTTGTTGCCTTTTGTCTGCGTCTGAGCGGGCTATTGATTGTGGTGGCAGGCATCCTCGGACTGCTGCTCCGCCTTCTGGCCGCTTCCTGGAGTGAGCTGACCTGGCGAGCCAGTTTTCTGGCGGAATTTGCCGATCGCGGGGTTATTCCGCTGATTGGTTTAGCCCCGTTTATTTTCGGCTGGGGCCTCGATGGTTTGTCGGGCCGCAGTGGGGGGCGCTGGCAACAGGTTCGCTTGCCGCTGTTTGCAGTGATCGCCTTACTGGGAGCGCTCTATTTGGCGGTCGTTCCGCTCTATTGGAACGACAGCAGTGCGGCAGGTCGTGAGGCACGGCAGAACCTCAATAATCAAGTCGCTCAAACCGAAGCAGAAATCAATAACCGCTATCAAACCCAAGAGTCTGTTCTTGCGCAGCTGTTGGCCAGTCCTGACCAGATCGCGGAATTAGAACGGGCGATCGCGGCCAACCCCAATGCAACGATTCCCGACTTTCTGAAGAAGAATGCCGCTGATTTGCGCAACAACCCCGAGAAAGTGCGGCAGGCCCTGCGCAATGAGCAAAAACAAGAGCTCGATCGCGTCCAAGCTGAGCAGCAACGCCAAGAGCGTCAGCTCAGTAGTGAATTGACCCGTAGCCAAGTGCGTATTGCCTTGAACGCCCTGCTGTTGGCGATCGCCTACCTCTGGCTGGGCAATGCGGGCCTACGCTTGCCCCAACGCTCCACGGCGCAACCGGAAGCAGACGCATGA
- a CDS encoding TRC40/GET3/ArsA family transport-energizing ATPase, which produces MRVILMTGKGGVGKTSVAAATGLRCAELGYKTLVLSTDPAHSLADSFDMELGHEPREVKPNLWGAELDALMELEGNWGAVKRYITDVLQARGLEGIEAEELAILPGMDEIFSLVRMKRHYDEGEYEVLIIDSAPTGTALRLLSLPEVAGWYMRKLYKPFQAVSEVLRPLVQPLFRPVAGFNLPTKEVMDAPYEFYEQLVELEKVLTDPGTTSVRLVTNPEKMVIKESLRAHAYLSLYNVGTDLVIANRIIPDSVTDPFFQRWKDNQKQYRDEIHADFHPLPIKEVPLYSEEMCGLEALERLKETLYANEDPTQVYYKETTLRVVQNGSDYNLEVYLPGIPKSQIDPSKNGDELNIRIGNHRRNLVLPQALAALSPMGASMEDDYLKIRFAAS; this is translated from the coding sequence ATGCGTGTAATTTTGATGACCGGTAAGGGCGGCGTCGGCAAGACCTCTGTGGCCGCTGCCACCGGCTTGCGCTGTGCGGAACTCGGCTATAAGACCTTAGTTCTGAGTACGGATCCGGCCCACTCTCTCGCCGATAGTTTCGATATGGAACTCGGCCATGAACCCCGTGAGGTCAAACCCAACCTGTGGGGTGCGGAATTGGATGCTCTGATGGAGCTTGAGGGCAACTGGGGCGCGGTCAAACGCTACATCACGGATGTGCTGCAAGCCCGGGGTCTAGAAGGAATCGAGGCAGAAGAGCTGGCGATTTTGCCCGGCATGGATGAAATCTTTAGCCTCGTGCGGATGAAGCGCCACTACGACGAAGGCGAGTATGAGGTCCTGATCATCGACTCGGCTCCAACCGGCACTGCGCTGCGGCTACTTAGTCTGCCGGAAGTTGCGGGCTGGTACATGCGCAAGCTTTACAAGCCCTTCCAAGCGGTTTCGGAAGTGTTGCGGCCGCTGGTTCAGCCGCTGTTTCGCCCGGTAGCCGGCTTCAACCTGCCGACCAAAGAGGTGATGGATGCGCCTTATGAGTTCTACGAACAGCTGGTCGAGCTTGAGAAAGTCCTGACGGATCCGGGGACTACCTCGGTGCGTTTGGTCACCAACCCCGAAAAGATGGTGATCAAAGAATCATTGCGGGCCCACGCTTATCTCAGCCTCTACAACGTCGGTACTGATTTGGTGATTGCCAATCGGATCATTCCTGACAGCGTTACGGATCCCTTCTTCCAGCGCTGGAAAGATAACCAAAAGCAATATCGCGACGAAATTCACGCTGATTTTCACCCTCTGCCAATCAAGGAAGTGCCGCTCTACTCGGAAGAGATGTGTGGACTGGAAGCCCTAGAACGGCTGAAGGAGACCCTTTACGCCAACGAAGATCCAACGCAGGTTTACTACAAAGAAACTACTCTCCGAGTTGTCCAAAATGGCAGCGATTACAACCTCGAGGTCTATTTGCCGGGGATTCCCAAGAGCCAGATTGACCCTAGTAAAAACGGTGATGAGCTGAACATTCGCATCGGCAACCATCGCCGCAATCTTGTTTTGCCCCAGGCTTTGGCTGCACTCAGCCCCATGGGTGCCAGCATGGAGGATGATTACCTCAAGATTCGCTTTGCAGCCAGTTAA
- the tpiA gene encoding triose-phosphate isomerase, giving the protein MRRIIIAGNWKMYKTQAEALEFLQAFLPQLSETPESRKVVLCAPFTTLSSLSKTLHGSRVRVGAQNIHWAKEGAFTGEISGAMLTEIGVRYVVVGHSERRQYFGETDETVNQRLLAAQSFGLLPILCVGESKQQRDAGETEAVISRQLERGLVGADQTNLVIAYEPIWAIGTGDTCAAEEANRVIGLIRSQLKDTDVPIQYGGSVKPENIDEIMAQPEIDGALVGGASLEAESFARIVNYQS; this is encoded by the coding sequence GTGCGTCGGATCATCATTGCCGGGAACTGGAAAATGTACAAAACCCAGGCCGAAGCCCTGGAGTTCTTGCAAGCCTTTTTGCCACAGCTCAGCGAAACGCCAGAATCGCGCAAAGTTGTGCTCTGTGCACCCTTCACGACCCTGTCTAGCCTGAGCAAAACCCTCCACGGCAGCCGGGTGCGCGTGGGTGCTCAAAACATTCACTGGGCCAAGGAAGGGGCTTTCACTGGCGAAATCTCGGGAGCAATGCTGACGGAGATTGGCGTTCGCTATGTAGTGGTTGGTCACAGTGAGCGCCGTCAGTACTTCGGGGAAACAGATGAAACCGTCAACCAGCGCTTGCTGGCAGCCCAATCCTTCGGTCTGTTACCGATTCTCTGCGTGGGTGAGTCGAAGCAACAGCGCGATGCTGGTGAGACTGAAGCCGTGATCAGTCGTCAGTTGGAGCGTGGGTTGGTCGGTGCCGATCAAACCAACTTGGTGATTGCCTACGAACCGATCTGGGCGATCGGGACTGGTGATACCTGTGCAGCCGAGGAAGCTAATCGCGTCATTGGCCTGATTCGCAGTCAGCTCAAGGATACTGATGTGCCGATCCAGTACGGTGGTTCGGTCAAACCTGAGAACATCGACGAGATCATGGCGCAGCCAGAAATTGATGGAGCCTTGGTCGGCGGTGCTAGCCTCGAAGCTGAGAGTTTCGCCCGCATCGTCAATTACCAGAGCTAA
- a CDS encoding phosphoglucomutase/phosphomannomutase family protein, protein MSAVHLTVTPPGPIRFGTDGWRGVIAADFTFERLFRAAGAAAKVLARTYGDNGSRRILVGYDRRFLSEEFASITAQAIQAVGLEAQLASNYATTPALSWAVHEQAALGALVITASHNPGQYSGLKIKGAFGGSVPGSVTAEVEALLDQGFTPDLPDSSSAIARFDPWQSYRQMLRQKVDLAAIQAAIAGGRLSVFVDVMHGAAAGALAQILEAPVTELRSDRDPLFGGGAPEPLAANVVGLCQRLSDGVTTPLAVGFVFDGDGDRIAAVDRSGEFLSSQVLIPVLIEHLAARRSCPGELVKTVSGSDLMPKVAALFNIPVTELPVGYKYIADRMLSQTVLLGGEESGGIGYGSHIPERDGLLSALYLLEAIVQSDRNLGDLYADLQARTQFQSTYDRIDLPLADMSARDRVLQALQTQTPQAIAGLEVISYQTIDGFKFRLSDGRWLMVRFSGTEPLLRLYCEASSPEAVQETLNWAKDWAQRC, encoded by the coding sequence ATGTCTGCTGTGCATCTCACTGTCACCCCTCCGGGCCCGATTCGTTTTGGTACTGATGGCTGGCGGGGCGTGATCGCAGCTGATTTCACCTTTGAACGGCTCTTTCGTGCAGCTGGAGCAGCAGCCAAAGTCTTAGCTAGGACTTACGGTGATAACGGGTCTCGCCGCATTTTGGTCGGCTACGATCGCCGTTTTTTGTCAGAAGAATTTGCCAGCATTACCGCCCAAGCGATTCAAGCGGTCGGCCTCGAAGCCCAACTCGCCTCGAACTACGCCACAACTCCTGCCCTCAGTTGGGCAGTTCACGAGCAAGCCGCCCTGGGTGCCCTGGTCATTACGGCTAGCCACAACCCAGGACAATATTCCGGGCTGAAGATTAAAGGCGCTTTTGGCGGCTCAGTGCCCGGCAGTGTCACTGCTGAAGTCGAGGCGCTTTTAGATCAGGGCTTCACACCAGATCTGCCGGATTCCTCAAGTGCGATCGCCCGCTTCGATCCCTGGCAATCCTATCGGCAGATGCTGCGCCAGAAGGTTGATCTGGCTGCCATTCAAGCCGCGATCGCCGGCGGGCGACTGAGTGTGTTTGTCGATGTCATGCACGGCGCTGCTGCGGGTGCTTTGGCTCAGATCCTAGAGGCGCCAGTCACAGAACTGCGCAGCGATCGCGATCCACTCTTTGGCGGCGGTGCACCGGAACCCTTAGCTGCCAATGTAGTTGGGCTCTGCCAGCGACTGAGTGATGGCGTCACTACACCTTTGGCAGTCGGCTTTGTCTTTGATGGCGACGGCGATCGCATTGCAGCGGTCGATCGCTCCGGTGAGTTTCTGAGCTCCCAGGTCTTAATTCCAGTACTGATTGAGCATCTAGCGGCCCGCCGCAGTTGTCCCGGCGAGCTAGTCAAAACCGTCAGTGGCTCGGACTTGATGCCCAAAGTTGCGGCACTCTTCAACATTCCTGTCACGGAACTTCCGGTTGGCTATAAATACATTGCCGATCGCATGCTGAGCCAAACCGTTCTATTAGGTGGCGAGGAGTCTGGCGGCATTGGCTACGGCAGTCATATCCCCGAGCGCGATGGTCTACTCTCAGCCCTCTACCTACTGGAAGCGATTGTCCAGAGCGATCGCAACCTCGGCGATCTCTATGCCGATCTGCAGGCTCGCACACAATTCCAATCGACCTACGATCGCATCGACCTGCCCCTAGCCGATATGAGTGCCCGCGATCGCGTTTTGCAAGCACTGCAGACCCAGACCCCCCAAGCGATCGCCGGTTTAGAAGTCATTAGTTACCAAACCATCGATGGTTTTAAGTTTCGGCTCAGCGATGGTCGCTGGCTAATGGTGCGCTTTAGTGGCACCGAACCCCTGCTGCGGCTCTACTGCGAGGCATCCAGCCCAGAGGCCGTTCAGGAAACCCTCAACTGGGCTAAGGATTGGGCGCAGCGCTGCTGA
- a CDS encoding M48 family metallopeptidase, whose amino-acid sequence MSLRRPIIAAIAALALTAGPAQAQFDPRLLNLLRGGIQLFQGLNFSNLNPNQEVQLGRQMNQQMLSQRFRPNRDRILAAYVNDVGQRLAAESDRPDLPWQFQVVDSREINAFATMGGYVYITTGMLGFLSNEAELAGVLAHEIGHIEGRHLPQRLGQSYLQQAGLSALGVDSDRFTQVAVDLALNRPNSRSAEFDADARGLRIMERAGYAPAGLISVMHKLAGLGNNGITFLSTHPDSRERARALTAQLNGDRNRMNQGFGLDDWTYRQQVLARL is encoded by the coding sequence ATGTCTTTGCGTCGTCCGATAATTGCTGCGATCGCGGCCTTAGCTTTAACAGCAGGGCCTGCTCAGGCTCAATTTGACCCGCGTCTGCTCAACCTGCTGCGCGGCGGAATCCAGCTGTTTCAGGGCCTGAACTTTAGCAACCTCAACCCCAATCAAGAGGTGCAGCTGGGGCGGCAAATGAACCAGCAGATGCTGAGCCAACGCTTTCGACCTAATCGCGATCGCATTTTGGCGGCCTACGTCAACGATGTAGGTCAACGACTTGCCGCCGAAAGCGATCGCCCTGATCTGCCTTGGCAATTCCAGGTGGTGGATAGCCGCGAAATCAATGCCTTTGCAACGATGGGTGGCTACGTCTACATCACCACGGGGATGCTCGGTTTCCTCAGCAATGAAGCGGAATTGGCCGGCGTTCTCGCCCATGAAATCGGCCATATTGAAGGGCGGCACTTGCCCCAGCGCTTGGGCCAGAGTTACTTACAGCAAGCTGGATTGTCTGCTCTGGGTGTCGATAGCGATCGCTTCACTCAAGTTGCCGTTGACTTAGCCCTAAACCGCCCGAACAGTCGCAGCGCTGAGTTTGACGCGGATGCTCGAGGGCTGCGAATTATGGAGCGGGCTGGCTATGCTCCTGCAGGCTTGATTTCAGTGATGCACAAGCTGGCCGGCCTTGGCAATAACGGCATAACCTTCCTCAGCACCCACCCCGATTCTCGGGAGCGGGCGCGTGCCTTGACTGCGCAACTGAATGGCGATCGCAACCGCATGAATCAAGGTTTTGGCTTGGATGATTGGACCTATCGCCAGCAGGTGCTTGCTCGTCTTTAG
- a CDS encoding potassium channel family protein has protein sequence MYVLIGGAGLIGQQLARQVLDQGHTVAVIDQDPQVCKMVRDRLGAMAFEGSAVNTDILLEAGICRADAVAAVLRQDALNLALVTLACHYGVSRIISRISQQDFIEPMRLAGAHHIISTVDLVVSTMVNAIECPQVESMLHFEQGQIEVFKLTLDSQSPVIGRSVAAIAQDRNFPSSSLIIGYQSHPQADLVIPSGNTVLEANATVLLATKPGLVQSLVNFLMPSLFSPLQPAGVLHQ, from the coding sequence ATGTATGTACTGATTGGCGGCGCCGGCTTAATTGGACAACAGCTAGCTCGACAAGTGCTGGATCAGGGGCACACGGTCGCCGTGATCGATCAGGATCCCCAAGTCTGCAAGATGGTGCGCGATCGCCTTGGTGCTATGGCCTTTGAGGGCAGCGCCGTCAACACGGATATTTTGCTCGAAGCTGGGATCTGTCGCGCCGATGCCGTGGCAGCAGTCCTGCGCCAAGACGCACTCAATCTGGCATTGGTGACTCTGGCGTGTCACTACGGCGTCTCGCGGATTATCAGCCGCATCAGCCAGCAAGACTTCATTGAGCCGATGCGGTTGGCAGGAGCTCATCACATCATCAGCACGGTCGATCTGGTCGTCTCGACGATGGTCAACGCGATCGAATGCCCGCAGGTGGAATCGATGCTCCACTTCGAACAGGGGCAGATCGAGGTCTTCAAGTTGACCCTCGACAGTCAGTCACCGGTGATTGGCCGCAGTGTCGCAGCGATCGCGCAGGATCGGAACTTCCCCAGTTCGTCGCTGATCATTGGCTACCAGTCCCATCCCCAGGCAGATCTAGTGATTCCCAGTGGTAACACGGTGCTAGAGGCCAATGCGACGGTTCTGCTGGCAACCAAACCCGGACTGGTGCAATCCTTGGTCAACTTTCTGATGCCCAGTCTCTTTAGTCCGCTTCAGCCCGCAGGAGTTCTGCATCAATAA
- a CDS encoding NAD(P)/FAD-dependent oxidoreductase yields MLRLSEIKLPLDHPPEAITTAILQKLKIQADELLGYEIFKRSYDARKKDAIVWVYILDLKVKNEAQLLKRFQKDPHVNPTPDMSYRVVAQAPEGLTERPVVIGAGPCGMFAALTLAQMGFRPILFERGKTVRDRTADTFAFWKKRGEFNPESNAQFGEGGAGTFSDGKLYSQVRDPQYYGRKVLTELVNSGANPEILYVNKPHIGTFKLVGVVQQMRARIEALGGEIHFQSRVESLHIEDRQVRGLRLTNGDYIPARHVVLAIGHSARDTFQMLFDQGVYIEAKPFSIGFRIEHPQPLIDRARFGPFAGHKSLGAADYKLVHHCQNGRTVYSFCMCPGGLVVAATSEPGRVVTNGMSQYSRNERNANSGIVVGITPEDYPGHPLAGIDLQRRLEAKAFELGGGTYEAPGQLVGDFLAGRPSQHLGTVRPSYAPGVHLTDLSESLPDYAIAAIREALPAFNRQIQGFALPDAMLTGVETRTSSPVRIKRGEDFQSLNTTGLFPAGEGAGYAGGILSAGIDGIKVAEAVALAMLRSQPQTV; encoded by the coding sequence ATGCTGCGCCTCTCCGAAATCAAATTGCCACTGGATCATCCCCCTGAGGCGATCACCACTGCGATTTTACAGAAACTAAAAATTCAGGCGGATGAGCTGCTTGGCTACGAAATTTTTAAGCGTAGCTACGACGCCCGCAAAAAAGACGCGATCGTTTGGGTTTATATCCTCGATCTTAAAGTCAAGAATGAGGCGCAACTACTCAAGCGCTTCCAGAAAGATCCCCACGTCAACCCAACCCCTGATATGTCCTATCGGGTGGTTGCCCAAGCACCGGAAGGATTGACGGAGCGCCCCGTGGTGATTGGTGCCGGTCCCTGCGGGATGTTTGCGGCTTTAACCCTCGCGCAGATGGGCTTTCGGCCGATTCTGTTTGAACGCGGTAAAACCGTCCGCGATCGCACGGCAGACACCTTTGCCTTTTGGAAAAAACGGGGCGAGTTCAACCCGGAATCTAATGCCCAATTTGGTGAAGGCGGTGCGGGTACTTTCTCCGATGGCAAGCTTTACAGCCAAGTTCGGGACCCGCAATACTACGGCCGCAAGGTATTGACTGAGCTTGTCAATTCCGGAGCTAATCCCGAAATTCTTTATGTCAATAAGCCCCATATTGGCACTTTTAAACTCGTGGGTGTTGTTCAGCAAATGCGGGCTCGTATTGAAGCCCTAGGTGGTGAAATTCACTTTCAAAGTCGGGTAGAGTCGCTGCATATTGAAGACCGACAAGTGCGAGGATTGCGGTTGACTAATGGGGACTATATCCCCGCTCGCCATGTGGTTCTTGCGATCGGCCATAGTGCCCGTGACACCTTTCAAATGCTCTTTGATCAGGGCGTTTACATTGAGGCCAAGCCCTTTTCGATTGGCTTCCGCATCGAGCATCCCCAACCCCTGATCGATCGCGCTCGTTTTGGTCCCTTTGCCGGCCATAAATCCCTGGGTGCCGCTGACTATAAATTGGTTCACCACTGTCAGAATGGGCGCACCGTTTACAGCTTCTGCATGTGTCCGGGTGGCTTGGTTGTTGCGGCGACCTCCGAGCCGGGACGAGTCGTGACCAATGGTATGAGTCAGTACTCCCGCAACGAGCGCAATGCGAATAGCGGCATTGTGGTCGGCATCACGCCAGAGGACTACCCTGGGCATCCCTTGGCGGGTATTGATCTGCAGCGTCGCCTCGAAGCCAAAGCCTTTGAGTTGGGTGGTGGTACCTACGAAGCGCCAGGCCAGCTGGTGGGGGACTTCCTCGCCGGTCGCCCCTCGCAACACCTGGGGACTGTTCGTCCCTCCTACGCCCCTGGCGTGCATCTCACTGATCTGAGTGAGAGTTTGCCCGATTATGCGATCGCGGCGATTCGTGAAGCCCTGCCCGCTTTCAATCGCCAGATTCAAGGCTTCGCTCTACCCGACGCCATGCTGACAGGTGTGGAAACACGCACCTCCTCGCCGGTTCGGATTAAACGTGGCGAAGATTTTCAGAGCCTCAACACAACGGGGCTGTTCCCGGCTGGCGAAGGAGCCGGCTATGCCGGTGGCATTCTGTCTGCCGGTATTGACGGCATCAAAGTAGCCGAAGCCGTTGCCCTCGCCATGCTGCGATCGCAACCTCAAACGGTCTAA